The genomic stretch TCACATGCTCTGCCGCCGCCAGGTAAGAAGGGGCGGCCGTACATTTGTAGCTGTATGATCTACCTGCAGCCAACAGAAGGGGCAAAGCTGTTGCTGAGGAAGTGGATCGAGGAGCTCAAGGAGCAGCCCTGGTCAAAGAAAGTGAAATCAAATGATCAGCCAGCATTCAACTGGGCTTTGCTAAAGACTGTCGGCCAGGTTAGAGGCATCCAAGTATTTTATTTGAACTTCGTTTTGTTGCATTTGGCTGAACTGTTCGAATGCATTTTTGTTTGAACAAACTAGTGGCATTGAGTTAACTGATTAATTGGGTCAGGGAAGCTTAAAATGTAAATTTGTTTTAATATATTGCTTTGTGGTCTAAGTCAGTTGAAGAACCAAGGAACTCAAATCTTGAGATCACTTTTGACTAATGTACAGCTTGTTTACATATGAAATGTTTGAACACAATTGTGTTTTAGCACTGAATAGTTGTGAGTTAATCATTCATACATCATGAATTAGTACAACAAAAATGGTAACTACATCATGAAACAAACTTTATTTCTTGTGGCATGCAAGTGTTGAAATTTATTTGTTGCATTTGATTAAACTGAGTGTATGCATTTGTTTCTTTGCTTGAAAAAATGTGGCACAAGGTTGGCCAATGCGTTCAGGGCTGCTTAAAATTTAAATCGGTTTTGGTGTATGCTTTGTAGTTTAGGTCAGTTTATAACTCCCTAAGCCAGTCAAGATTGGTTTAAATTCTGTTTACTTTGCAAGGTCATCATACTAAAGTGTAAAGATAAGAGTTTGAGTCAGATGTCATGCATAGGATTCTGTACCAAATCTGCCGAGGCCGCACACAGGAAGTAGACAGTGATCAGGCTTGTGTCCTGGTGGGACATTGTTCAAAATGTCAGATATCACGCTCATATTGGTTTGGCCTGAAAAGAGTGATATGGCCAAAATATCCGTCGGTATTCAGTATCGGTAACCAACCGAAATCACAATATTGGCCGATATATCAGCATGTCGCACTCTGAACTCCCTAGGCTAGTAGGGAACGCTTTTTAAAATCGTATTGTGCAAGGTTAGGAGATTAGGATATAAGAGTTAATCATTCGTATATACAACAAAATTATAACTACATCATGAAACACACCAAATAGATTAATCTTTTGAACTTGGAAGCAGAGTGTAAATGCTTATCTCTGCATGGTAAAGTAGTTAACGTTTCTCTTTGACTTGATATTTGTTCTTCAAATTTATTCCACTTTGTTTGATCTCCGTCTTGATCAGCTCTTATCTCCATCTGAAACATTGTCTAAAATCCATTCATTCCTCGTGGTATGTATATTGCAGATTTTAGTAGCATTGTGGCCCCCAATCTCTAATATGCTGTTCTTGAATGCTACTTTGAGCTGTTGGTGTCATGTGCTTATGAAACAATACCGTATAATGTTGGACTGGAGTAACTGTTTGAGCATGATCTTGGTTTTAGCTTCTAAGCCACAGTTTGTAGTTGCTAAACTGTGTTGTGTACTTGTATTATATTGTATTGTGCTGTGCTGTGCTTATCTTATAATTTGCTGTTGAAATTTAGCCACAAAAGTTGGCAGAAGTGGATGAAACAAACACTAAATTGGGAAAAATCTGGTTGGTCGACAAACATGATTACCATAATCCACCGCAATGTCAAACGCGACTTAAGTTGTTGTCTTCAATGTGGACTTCAATAGACATGCATTGGTTGTCCTAAGCTTTGCAGTTTTTAATGTGTAATTGTTCAATAATAACCTTTCTAAGGGAGTAAGTAAAAGGAAGTTCATAACTGCTATGTCATATTGTCACGTATGATTACGAACTTTCTGTAAATATATCATATTTATTGGTAACTTCTATGTCATGTACGATTACGAACTTTCTGTAAATATATCATGTTTACTGGTTTTTTCTATCAATATCATTGCTGCATTTAAGTTTTTGATTTACGTTATGGGAATATCTTCTTCTGGAGGCCTTTCATGGACAGAAACAAGGCATGGTATACGGCAAAGTGTTTTATTCTGTTTTCCAGAATATTTTTGTGGATTGTTGTCTCCAAGCATATGTCCTTTCTAAAACTACTAATATAGGATAATGCTTGCAGGTGGATGTGTATCTACTACCCCAATCTGCTTTTCCAACTGGAGGTCTATATTTCAAGAATAAAACATGGGTCAAGGAGACGAAGGGCAAACATGTCATTATACATAACAACTACATAACCGGGTTTGAAAAGAAGATAAAGCGCTTCCGCGATCATAAGCTCTGGCTGGTGGATGAACACAGTGATGAGTCACCACTTGGTAAACTATGAACAAGCTGTAATGGCTAAAGTACATCTCTCCTTGCTACAGGGCCACAATTTTGTAGCTGGTAGCAGGGGCTGCTGAACCAGATTTTGGATGATCTTCCGTCCACCTAATGGAATGCAACAACTGAATGTGATATCTGAAAGCTGAAGACTCTGTTTGTACATTAAGACCCCCTCGGGAGTTACCTTTACTGGTGTAGTTTGTCTTTAGAAACACACTTGTAACGAAAATGGCTGGTTTGAGGAGATCAGTCAGACCTTAGGGCAGGAAGGAGGAGGTAGTGTAGCTACAATATTGTGCACATCCATTGATTCGTTCATTTTGTATATCATAGTAATTTTGTGAGGCTGTATAATTATTACTGGAAAGCAGTGTATCATTGTTTAGTCCAGGGTCCTTTTACGTTATTGCTTGTCATCAATTTCAAATAGATGTCCATTGAGTGTCGTGTATCTTCAATTTGCATTCGCAGTCCGATGATGATACCCGTTTCTGATCATTTTGTGGAATATGTCATTCATCATCTCTTTCGAAGATCTGGTTGAAACGCCAGGCTCCTATTCGAACACTGGAATATCTCTCCATCTGAGGGGCATTGAAATGTATTCTTTATGTAATTTGTATATTGTTTCCTGGTTCCAGAAGGGCACTGTGGAAAATCATTCGTCCACTTTCACAAGGAACGTGCCAAAATGAGGATGCGAGTTCCCTACCATTGAACATTCTTATCTTTTCTATAAATCGCACGCCTGAGAATCTGGTCTTCTTATCAGCAGAACGCCTGCAATTAGATTAGTGGAATCAAGCTAGCGTCGGCCGAAGCCAGAGTGGCTACTGTTGTAGGACCCTTTTCCTTGATGCCTCCCAGCTTTGCTTTCCGTAGGAGCAATGCCGTTGCCTTGGCCTCACACAAAGAACACCGGTGGAGCAACGGCTCACACATATATGCTACCCCTGCCCCCGTGCTTGCATGTGCACACAAATCCATCTTTCTTCTTTCTCGTCGCGACAGGAAAACCAACCCAGCCATCTGCGTCGACGAGGATCAATGGGTCAGGTCGTCGCCAAGGCGAAGCAAGGTATGATGAACACTACCGGCTCATGCCCAAGAAAATCTTGGGCAAATCATCTCTTCAAATGCATGCtagtttggtttggtttggtttaTATCCATTGTTGCATTGCAAGATGGCACTATATTTTGTAATAACTCGTACGCCTAGATAGCTAGACTCTGTTTGTAACGCGGGAACCTCACTTGACTCCCCTGGAAATTCAACTACTGCCGTGAAATTCCTTCGAGTGAGGTCCAAGTTATTGAACGGAGATTTTAGCATGGATAATGTTTATGGCAGGTGCCGAGCAGGCGACGCAGAAGACCGATAAGGACGGCAAGGTTGTGCCTAAACCTAGTGAGGCCAAGGAGCTCATCAATTTTATGGCGAAAAACTACGAGACTAAAGTCCAGAGCGCAAAATCCTTCGACGAATTCTACCATGCCATTTATGAACTCATCGAGTAAGCTTTCATCTCACAACCTGGAGAACAACGTTGTGCAGTACCTCTTTATCAgcctcaaaaatatttatttcagaGAGTAGTACAGATTTGTATTATAGTTGAATTATTAGATACATTCATTAATTCTCATGTGATTCCTTAGGTTTTCCGGATAAAACGTCATGAGTATAAACAGGTAGATTAGCTGGGTCAGATTCGTAGCATACtttagtcaaaaaaaaaaaaagattcatAGCATACCGTTGATTCCTCATTGAAAAGTTTAAGTACTCATTGAGAAGTTTTAAGGTAAAGGTGGAGTATATAGAAACAACTCCACCTTTACCTTAAAAATACAGGATCTTCATGCTTCAGCAACGGTTGTTTCAAGAAAAAATACCTAATACTAACCTCTACctgttattttcattcttcttCAGAATGTTCTGTGAAGAACGAGGGCAGCTGCAGTACAAGATGCCATCGAAAAAGAGACTTGAGGATGCGTACAAGGTCAGATATACCCTTTTTTTTTAGAACGAAGGAAGTTCCTCTGCTTTCTTTTGCATAGCTTCTAAACAGAGTTTGGCATCTTTCTTTCGTTTCAAATCTTTCGAAACTGCTACAAATTCGTACTGGATGCCATGACAACGAGGGCAAGCAATGCATCACATGTAACAAGTGCTCACCTTGATTAAGTCCATCTCTGCAGTAACATTTTCTCCCATTGCACAAGCATGTTGAAAGTTAAGGTCTTGGAGGGACATGCACCCATGCAGTTTGTAGAAATTCTTAATGAAATCATGCATTTCGAAAATCATATAAACACGCCAAGACGATAGGGAAGCACAAGCAGTAAGGCCAAGGAAGTTTATGGGCAATGGCCCGTGTACAACAGATATGGCCAGTGAAATGTCATAGGAATGAAGGAGAACTGATTTGGCTTTCCCTCTGGTGCAGGCCGTTCACCCCAACGGTACAGCAAACCTGAGCAAGACGGACTTCATGAAGATCACCGAGAATATCATCACGATGGACAGCTTCACCTTCGGCAAGGCCGCCCTCGACGTGCTGGTGGTCCTCTTCGGCGCCCCGGTGTGCGCGCTCCTCGCCAAGAGGATCATCCCGGGCCTCAAGTCCTTCTCCGACGACATGGTCATTCCTTTGGCCACCTCTGGCGCCGTTGTATACCTTGCCAAGACCAACAAGCTATGAGCAGGCACAATGACAAAATTGTTACTGTACTGCTAGCCACAGAACAATAATGTGTCGACTCTCGAATAGTAACGAACTAACTATACAATTATATGGTGGTTCAGTTGTGTTCAGATTGTAAAATCTGTAAAGATGTATAGTATATTAAAACTTGATGTGACATTCCTATGCTCTTCATGTAACACGCTCCAAGTATGATTATGCGACTGTAACTCAAATTCAGAAATATTCAGAAACCAATTCAGATTGGGGCTTTTAAAGCTACTTTTGAAGATGAGATCATTCCTAGCTGTCGAGATGGCCCATGAGACTAGCATCACAATGTTCATAGGCATGACATGTTGTTAACACGATCGATCCTTTTCGTATCAATGGCAGGACAGGACATGTTCATAGGGGGCACGGACACGATCTACAAGGCGATCGAATGGACGATGGCCGAGCTCGTCAAGAATCCAAGAGAAATGGAAAAGGTTCAAGCAGAGGTGAGACGAGTAGCTGGTGCGCAGGCATGCACGAAGGGCGTGCAACACGGAAGACACGCACCTACGTACGCCGCCATGCAGACGTAGAGTAGAGGGCAGCGGCGCCGGCCGGGAGCTGGTTGTCCGAGTCGATCGAGGACCTTGCAGATGTGCAAACAGAAACGCAGGCTGCACGGGAACGAAACGGCCTTGCAGTACTGAATCCGATCGCAAGATGGTCATGCAACCTGTCGAAACTCCAAACATTTGCCGCCTTCTGTTCCAACTTGAAATCCGACTCGAGGTCAGGGTTTCACTTCCATGTCGATCGCCAATTCGCCATTGCGTGTATATATAGGTGCCGCCGATCCACAGTGAGACGTGTACAGCTCTTCCAAAGATTGCCTGCTTTCCAATCCAAGCACGCCGCCGTCTCCCTCCACTCCGTCTCTAGATCGCGCGTGCTTTCCCTACCAACCAAGCCGCGCGTCGTCGACCGAGCGCCATGCCCGCTCGCAAGCGACCTGCCGCCGGCAACGCGACGACCGCCCCAGGATCGACGACCTGCCGCAAGAGGAGCCGCGCCGACGAGTACGAGTACGAAGATGTGGCCTGCCTCGGCGAGGGCGGCTTCGGCGCCGTCGTCATGGCGCGCAACCGCGCCACCGGCAAGACCGTCGCCATCAAGCGCCTAACCTCGCCGTCCGCGACCAGCGCCGCCGAGCTCCTGCGCGAGGCCGGGTTCCTCGGGGCCTGCAGCGGGAACCCTTACGTGGTCGGCTTCGAGGGCCTGGCGCCCGACCCGAGAACCACCGGCGGCCTCTCCCTCGTCATGGAGCACGTCGCCGGGCCGAGCCTCCACGCTTTCCTCTGGGACAGGCGCCACGGCCCGCCGCTGCCGGAGTCGACGGTGCGCGCATTCATGTGGAAGCTGCTGACCGGGGCCAAGCTGATGCACGCCCGCCACGTCGACATGAGCGCCGGAGATGCTGCTGCAGAAGCTGCTGCATGAGCGCCGGAGATGCTGCTGCAGAAGCCCGACTACGACGCGCTCGTCGACACCTGGTCGCTCGGCTGCGTCATGGCCGAGATGCTCGCCGGTGGCAAGGCTCTGTTCCTCGGTGAAGATGGCTGCGTAGACGAGATATCCCAGCTGTGGAGCATAATCCGAGTGCTCGGGATGCCGGACGAGAGGACGTGGCCGGGGTTCAACTCTCTGCCGCTCGCCATGGCGCTGCAGCTGCTACCGCTACCGGCGGGGCACGAGCACAACAGGCTGCGGGATCTGTTCCCCGAAGACAAGCTGTCAGAGGAAGGGTTCCAGGTGTTGCAAGGGCTTCTCATGTGCAACCCCGACAAGAGACTCACGGCGGCCAAGGCGCTCAAACACCCATGGTTCgctgctcccgccgccgccgtcgcgttgCCGAGAAAGAAGGCGACTCCGCTCAGTTTCATCCCACCGACGGCACCAGAGAAGAACGTACTCAACATCCCAGTGGCGATGTGGAACGCACAACGAGTGTAAAACAGTTCAGTCGAACTCCTGCTTTCCTATCGTAGAAACGACGATGTAATTAAAACTGTTTAATGGCAGAGCTTGGATGATCGATCCATGTAAATCCTTGATCCAATTGTAAAGAAACACGATATAACTGTCGTATACAGAATTGAACTGCAGTCCTGTTTCCAGATTATATGTCATTGATTACTTtaattattggtagatattaataGATCCATTCTTTCGCTAAAAGAAATATAGATCCATTCTGTTCATATGACCTAAACGTTGTGCTAGCACTACAGTTCAAGTGTATGAAATTCAGAACGGCATGTTGAATTATATCCCACATTCTGCTGTAGTTGTGCATGTCCAGGTCGAACTGGTTGCCCAGATAGAGAGGTGAATCGGCACCAGTATCAATTAATACAATTTCGATACCAGACCACATGCCAAGGGATGGAAGTGCAGCCAAAGTGTTCTGAAGCTATTACACCTGGAGCAGGTAACACAAGCGACAGAGGTATCTATGTGATTTGAGAACAAAGTAACAAACTCAACACTGAACATTCAGAACTCTGCTAACACCTACATCTGGCCTATACAACTCACCCCCAATGCGTGTAAAATGTCTACAAGTCCGTATCTACGAAATGTAATCAACTTATAGCAACTTCAGTTTTTCAAGAATCTGTCCACCTCTCGGAGTGCCAGTAGATCGACACGCAGGACCAGAGCAGGAACATGACGCTGtagtatggaccctcaacgggcAACCCACCTACTGTCAGTGGCAGCCACACGTACCTCGAGTCTCTCAGCTCGGAATGGTTCTACCGGTCACCGGTCAGCCATGAAGATGAATGAACCTACGCTTTGAAGTGGGAGCATGAATGTGCTCTGGGAGAAGAGCACCGTGGATCAGGATGTCTTTCCCTCCAACGCAGGGATCCCCAGTGTCTGTTTCCCAGGGTCCCATGACCGATGTGGCGGGGTGAGCCGATGAGCCAGCAGGGTGTTCCATGCAGCCTGAggtaaaaaaaagaagaaggcTGACTTCTCTTAGCTAATACATCGTCTCttaaaaaattaagaaaatgcTATTTTATGcgttgtactccctctgttcttttttaattgactcaaatttagtacaaagttatactaaatccgagtcaattaaaagagaccggagggagtaccatatATCTTCCCTTAGCAAATCAATTTCTTACGGAGTATTAAAAATAGTTATATATCATTAATTGCTAGAGGTGACAATAAAAGATAATGCATTATATGACTTATTCTATCTAGATGATGTGAAAGTCTAAAAGAAGACATGCTTTCTCTACCATTGTGCATGCCCTTATCGTGCCCTAGGTGCCATCAAGCTAAAAGAGTGCATGAACTTAATTGTAGGTACTCCGTACTCCCTTATGAGAAACCTCCGCATCGCATAGGTCATAACAAGGTAGTCATCAGTTAAGTGGCCGATGTGGAGTTAGATGTTGTCCTCGTAATTAAGATTTTATGGATAAGCCTTCCCACTGTCATCCTTGAATATGGTCATGTCTATCCTTTCATAGCTAGTCATGTGGCCGCTTGACGTAGCCTGTAGAGTTACGAGAATGGGCCTGTAGCAGAGTCACTGACTGCCACGCCTACTGACACTTTGCTATAGTTAGTGTCATCTATGTGTATCCACATCACGTATTTTTTTTTCTATAAAGGGTGTTTTATTACTCAAAGTTTCAATTAATACATCCAGTTTCTGCATAATTAGGATGCACGCAGCTGTCTAAAACATCAAACTGACATGAAGTCACTACAAAGAGTGGAATAAAAAAAACATAGGTAGTCATCCTACATCACGTGTTTGGCAGTCTGATAATTGTAGATCACCTTTGAAAGGAACTGGATTTTTGGAGGTCATGTGTCACATTCTTTTCTTCGCAACGGAGCACAACTCTTTCGTTTTTCCATGCCCACAGATCCTTTAAAGAGTAGCTGCTCACTCCACCAATTTAAACttgaaaaacaagaaaaaattgtATCGGTTACAATGACAATATGGACATACCGAGAATTCTACAGAAGAGATCGGAATACATATCTTGTGTATGTCCAAAGTTATGTATGACAATATGGACATATCAAGATGTAACAAATGGCAATATAGTCAGATTAAGAAGGACATGCCTCACGCAGATCTTCATCTTTGCACAAGAGAAATCGTACGACCGTCACCTTTATTAAAAAGCCACACCGGTAGCCCCCACGCCACCAGCCGACAACGGAGAAGACGACGAACTGTCGGGTCACTGAACAAGAAACTGGCGAAACCTCTCGCGACTGACAATTGAATAAGGGATATTATGGATTGAATGTGTCAAAGAAGCAGTATATTGATAAAGGGGATGTATTCCAAAGTCAAAAGAGCAATTGGCctgctaatttttttttgtgttttgttctcTTTTGTAATTTCGAACAAACATGAACTAATTGGATAGGAAAGGACCGTAAAAAGATCCGTGGATTAGACTACCTATCTTTCCAGGGTTTGTATTAAAAAAGGCTTGTGCTCCGGTGCTTTTTGGAAGTTTGTTTTTGCACGATTTTCAAAGCAAAGATTAAAGGCTGTGATTAGAAGAACTAAACCACCTGCTTTCATTAAAGAATAGGTAATCTGGTCAATGTCCATCCATAGCCGTTACTTGCGAGACATGAACTGTTGCACGTGCAACTACCCAGCACCAACGATCCATCCTCGCATGTGAGTGATGTTCGACCCCTTGCGGCCATGATGTCCGCGTCGCCATGAGAGAAGCCGGCCAGCGCGACCACCGCGGCACGCCGGCACGGCCGCCTCGAACCAACGTCGGCATGGCTTCTCCCGCGCTCAGTAACAACGTATTCCCGTTTGCATGAAGGACCAATTTATGAATGATGATCAGCCACTTGACCGTAACTACTGAGTCCATATCCTGCAGCCTGCAGGTCCGGCCATCGGCAGCGGCCTTGACTTAATTTGGCAGCCACAAGAACGAGTAGT from Lolium rigidum isolate FL_2022 chromosome 4, APGP_CSIRO_Lrig_0.1, whole genome shotgun sequence encodes the following:
- the LOC124650641 gene encoding uncharacterized protein LOC124650641; translated protein: MGQVVAKAKQGAEQATQKTDKDGKVVPKPSEAKELINFMAKNYETKVQSAKSFDEFYHAIYELIEMFCEERGQLQYKMPSKKRLEDAYKAVHPNGTANLSKTDFMKITENIITMDSFTFGKAALDVLVVLFGAPVCALLAKRIIPGLKSFSDDMVIPLATSGAVVYLAKTNKL